The Terriglobales bacterium genome segment ATTGTTCATCTATCCCGGATTCCAGTTTCGCGTGGTAGGAGCGTTGTTGACTAACTTCCATCTGCCGCAATCCACGCTGCTCATGCTGGTGAGCGCATTCGCAACCCGTGAGCTTACGCTGGCAGCCTATGAGCATGCTGTGAAGCAACATTACCGCTTCTTTTCTTATGGTGACTGCATGCTGATTGAATAAATTGAGTCATTGAGTCATCAGGTGATTGTGTCATTGTCTCTCACGACGCGCCCAGCCTAGTTGCCCTAATGTTTCGAGGGTTAAACAATGACCCAATGGTTCGATGGCCCAATCACCCAATCCCCTCGCTCCTGTTAGACTTTTATCTTGCCTGTGACTCCCTCAGCCCCATCGATCGCAACTAAGCCCAAGCCCCGCGTCTTTCTGATTGACGCCATGTCGTTCATCTTCCGCGCCTATCATGCCATGTCGCGGCAGCGGCCCATGTCCACCAAGACCGGCGTTCCCACGGCGGCGGTCTATGTCTTCGTTAATATGCTGCGTAAATTACGCGCTGATTTTACGCCGGAGTATCTTGCCGCTGTCTTCGATGTAGCCGCCCCGACGTTTCGCGATGAAAAGGGGGATGCGGTGGCCTCCATCAGCAAATTCGACATCAAAACCCAGACCTTTAAAGAAGAAGCCTATGGAGGTTACAAGGCCAACCGTGCCGCGATGCCACCTGACTTGGCGCAGCAGGTGCCGTATATTCGCCGTGCACTCGAAGCCTATCGTATTCCCATTCTGGAGCAGTCGGGTTTCGAGGCGGATGATGTCATCGGAACCTTGGCGCGAAAGGCCGCTGCGGAGAGCCATCCGGTTTTTGTCGTTTCCAGTGACAAAGACATGTTGCAGCTCGTCAATGAAAAGGTCAGCGTACTCAATCCGCCCAAAGACAATCTGATCTGCGATGCGGCCAAGGTGGAGGAAATTCTAGGTGTGCGTCCTGACCAGGTAGTTGATGTTATGGCCCTGCGCGGCGACGCGATTGATAACATCCCGGGAGCGCCCGGAATCGGCGACAAAGGTTCGGTAGATATTATCCGCCGCTTTGGAACCCTGGAAAACGCTCTCGACCACGCTGCCGAAGTTGAGAAAAAGACTTATCGTGAGTCGCTGCTGAATCATCGCGAACAGATTCTCTATAGCAAAGATCAGGTGACCATTGACGGCAACGTGCCCATCGAGCTGAATCTTGAAGCCATGGCCGCGCGCGAGCCCGATGCCGAAGCCTGCCGCAAACTGTTTACCGAATTAGAATTTACAACCTTGCTGGCAGAAGTGGCAGCGCCCACGGCAGATTGGGGCGTTACACATTACGAGAAAACCGATTCTGCCGATCAAGTGGAAAAACTCCTGAAGAAATCGAAAAAAGGGACTCTGCTCGGGGTTGCACTGCAAGAACCCGAAGCGGAAGATACCGAAGAAGAAAAAGAAGACGAGCCGAGTGAGCCGGAAGAAAACGGACAACTTTTATTTGGTCCTCCGTCAACGGCCTCAGATGCGATTACGCCTCCCTCGATGATTGCGATCTCCGTGCAACCCGGCGAGGCGCTGGCCATCAAGCTCGACTCTAATCCAGCAATGAAGGTGCTTTCTGCTGTACTGAAAGATTCCGCTATTCCCAAGGCGATCCATGATTCCAAGGCTGCCATGCGCTTGCTGATGTCTTCGGGAAGCGAGTTGGCGGGTGTGAGTGATGATCCCCAGCTTTACTCTTATCTGCTGAATCCTACGTCTTCTTCTCACGGCCTGGCTGAGATAAGTCTGCGTCGATTCAGCCACAAACTCTCAGCAGACATTGCTGAAGCCGCCGATGTGACCGCGCGCCTGGCCTCTGATCTGCGCCGTGAGGTTGAACACGCTGGGTTGATGAAGGTTTACCAGGAGATGGACCTGCCGCTTGTGCCGGTGCTGGCGCGCATGGAAGAAGCTGGCGTCAAGATTGATAGTGGTGTGCTGGGGCAAATGTCATCGCGTCTGGAGCGGGAGTGCGATGCCAAGGCAAAACAAATCCATGAGTTGGCGGGCGTCGAGTTCAACATCAATTCGCCGAAGAAACTCGCAGACATTTTATTCAACAGACTCAACTTGCCCAAACCGGTCAAGTACGGCAAAGGGAAAACCGTCTCCACGGCGGTAGACGTGCTGGAAGAACTCGCTCTCACACATGAGATGCCGAAGTTGGTGCTGGAATATCGGCAGCTCTCAAAGCTGAAGTCCACGTACGTGGATGCGCTTCCGGTGCTGCTGCATCCCGCCACGGGCCGTTTACACACAACTTTCAATCAAACCGGCACAGCAACCGGCAGACTTTCTTCCACCAATCCGAACCTACAGAATATTCCCATTCGCACCGAGTTGGGGCGCGAGATCCGCGCCGCGTTTATCGCTGAAGAAGGCAACCTGCTTTTAGCGGCGGATTACTCGCAGATCGAATTGCGCCTGCTGGCGCATTTTTCTGAAGACGATTTGCTGGTTGAGGCATTTCGCCGGGGCGATGACATCCACGCGCTTACAGCGTCACAAGTGTTCGGCGTGCCTCCTATGCTGATTGATGCCGAGCACCGGCGCCGCGCCAAGGCAGTGAACTTCGGCATTGTCTACGGACTTTCGCCCTTCGGCCTGGCGCAGCAGCTTGGCATTGAGCAGCGCGACGCAAAAAGATTTATTGATGCTTATTTTGAAAAATATAAAGGCGTGCGTAAGTTCATTGATGCCACGTTAGAGCAGGCCCGCCGCGACCAGTCTGTAAAAACGCTGTTTGGCCGGGTGCGGCCTATTCCCGATATCCTCAGCAAGAATCCCAATATGCGCGGCTTCGCCGAGCGCACCGCTGTGAATACGCCCTTGCAGGGGACCGCCGCTGACCTGATCAAGATTGCCATGATCCGCATTGACGGCGAGCTCTGGAAGCGCAAATTGAAATCTAGAATGACATTGCAGGTCCATGACGAGCTTGTCTTCGAAGTTCCTGAAACGGAAGTGGAAATTATGCGGAGCATGGTGAAAGAGCTGATGGAAGGCGTCCATCATTTGCACGTGCCACTGCTGGTCGAAGTGGGCGTAGGCAGGAATTGGCGGGACATGAAATAAAGTATCAGGTAAAAAAACATTTGTCCCGTTCCCAATGTGGACTATCTCGGCGGATCTGAAGAACGCTCTTCCATAACCTCCCGCAGAAGCCGATCATGACGGATTCGTTCGATTCGTCTTGCGCGCAGAGGCCCTTTGAGGAAAGCCCGATAAAAAACCCAGAGAGGCCAGGCAAAACTCAACGCGAGCAGCGCCAGCAGCACCAATTGCAGAAGCATCATGGTGTCAAAGATTGTGGCCTTCATGATGAATTCCGGCGCTATCAGCAGGCAGATGGCCATGAAGATAAAAAATATTTCTCGCAACTTCGGCTTTGGCCATTTGAAATGAGCGGGCATCACACCCCCAGGGTGGTCTGCAGCGCGGTTGCAATTGCTTCGGTCCACTCTTTCGTCTTCTCTTCCGATTCGGCTTCCACCATCACACGCGCCAGGGACTCGGTGCCGGAGTAGCGCACCACCACGCGGCCGTTGCCTTTCAGATCGCTTTCCGCCCGTGCGATGGTTTGGGCAACGTTCGGAATTTCGGAAAAAGGCTTTTTCTCGCGCACACGTACGTTCTTGATGATCTGGGGAAAAACTTTGAGGTCGGCGACCAATTCAGCCAGCGATTTGCCGCTCTCGCTGATGATCTCAAGCACGCGCAAGGCGGTCAACAATCCATCGCCGGTGGTGGCGTCACCATCGCGGAAGATGATATGGCCTGATTGTTCTCCGCCGAGCGTAGCGCCGCTCTTGAGCATCTCTTCCAGTACATATTTGTCGCCCACCGGTGCGCGCAACATCTGGATACCTGAGCGTTGCAGAGCGATCTCCAGTCCCATATTCGACATGGTAGTAGCGACAACCACATTGCCAACGAGCTTGCCTTGGGATTGCATATGACGCGCTACCAGCAGAAGCACGGCATCGCCGTTGACTACGTTGCCATGATCATCGGCAAACAGGGCGCGGTCGGCGTCACCATCAAAGGTAACTCCCAGCTCAGCGCGTTGCAGGGCGACCTCGCGCGCCACCAGTTCAGGATGCAAAGCGCCACAGTTTTCGTTGATGTTGCGGCCATCGGGCGAGTGATGAATGAATATTGCATCGCACCCGACCGCCTGAAAAACCTCGGCCGCAATTTCGCTGGCAGCGCCGTTGGCACAGTCGAAGACCACCTTCATGCGCTTCATCTTCTCATGCATTTTCTGGTTCATTCGGCGAAGGTTGACTTGTTGCTTCAACCAATCCACGTAGGACTTATGCAATGCTGCAACGCTTTCCAGGTGAGGGGTAGCCTGTGTAGCGGAACTTGGTTTTTCAACCAGCGCAAAGATTTCGCGCTCGATCTCAAGCTCGGCGTTATCTGTAAGTTTGTAGCCATCGTGTCCGAAGATTTTGATGCCGTTATCGGTCCAGGGATTATGCGAAGCTGAAATCACAATACCCGCGTCGAAATCCTGCGTGCGGGCCAAAAAAGCCACTCCCGGAGTCGTAATCACGCCGGCATTTTTCACAACGACTCCAAGGTGGCCAAGTCCTGCGGCAACGCATTCGGCGATCCAATAGCTCGATTCGCGCGTGTCTTCGCCGATAACCACCTGCGCCTGTTTATTCTTTTGCAGAAGAAAATGGCCCAGGGCCTCGCCGATAATGGTCGTGGTTTCACGATCGAGAGGGAAGTGCTCCGCAACTCCGCGGATGCCGTCAGTGCCAAAAAGTTTTCGCTTATCAGTGCTCATGTTCAAGAGGAATGAAGAAACTCATTGTAATAGATAGAGGCATCTGGGCTGTGACGTGATTCGAGTGTGTCCAAACTGTATCGGTTTAATGCGAGCAAACACGCTTCTGCGACTGTCGGCGTCATCATTTCTTCACCACCGCCCCAAAGGTTCCTTTGGCAACGCGCGCCGTGATTTCGTCCCCTGATTTTACTTGCGCCGGGTCTTTGACCAGTTTGCCCGAAACATCAAACACCAATGCATAGCCACGTTCAAGAATTTTCACGGGGGAGAGAGACTCCAGATGGGCCGACGCTTCCCCCAGCCGTGCAGCGCGGCGCAAAAGCAGGTTTTGCATGGCGGCGCGCAGCGTTCCGCCACGCGCATCAATTTCACGGCGCATGCCGCTGAGCACGCGGCGCAAATCAAAGTGCCGTAGGCGTGTAGCTGCAACTTCCAGGCGGCGGCGTTTCCGCAACGAATTGGATTCATACGCCCGGCCCAGGCGGTAGATAAGATCATCGAGCCGCTGCTGCCGTCGAGTGATGGCGTCCCGGATGGTTGCCATCGCCCCGTGCTGCGCCAAATCATTCAGAGCCTGTCGAGCCAGCATGAACTGATAGCGTACTGCCCGGCTTAGCCTCTGCCGCAGGCTGGCGATAGAGTCTTCCAGTTCGTTGCGCGATTGGATAACCAGTTCGGCCGCGGCCGACGGAGTAGGCGCGCGCAGATCGGCAACAAAGTCGGCAATCGTGAAATCGGTTTCATGGCCGATGGCGGAGATGACCGGCAACCGCGAATCGGCAATCGCGCGCGCCAGGGCTTCGTCGTTAAATGCAGCCAGGTCTTCCATCGAGCCGCCGCCGCGCGCGAGGATGATTACATCTATATCTTTGGCGCGGTTGAAATATTTGATTCCAGCACCGACTTCTACTGCTGCGGCCTCCCCTTGCACCTGTGCGGGATAGATGATCACGTTCACGCCCGCATGACGCCGTCGCAGAATATTCAGGATGTCCTGGATCGCCGCTCCGCGCGGCGAGGTCACAATGCCGATCCGCTTGGGCAACGCAGGGATTTGCTTTTTGCGTTCTTGATCGAACAGACCCTCAGCCTGCAGCTTGGCTTTGAGTTGTTCAAAGGCGACTTGCAGCGCTCCGGCACCTTTGGGTTCCAGATATTCAGCAGAGAGTTGCAGCTCGCCGCGGGCTTCGTAGATGGTGACACGTCCGCGGGCGAGGACCTGCAGGCCGTTTTCCGGACGAAAGCGCAGCAACCTCGCCTGCGTTCGGAACATGACCACGCGCAACTGGGCGTCATCATCTTTTAATGTGAAATAAAGATGGCCCGACTCCGCCGGACGGAAGTTAGAAATCTCGCCTTCTACCCAGATGTCTCCGTACTCGCGCTCCACCTGAGTGCGCACGCTCGACATTATCGTGCGTGGAGTCCAGACGCGCCTTGTCGCCGCCGGCGACTGGAAGGTGAAACCAAGCTGTCCTGCCTCTGCCATTGGAACTAAGTTTATATGTTTTGCGAGGCGATGACGTAAAGACGATGTGCGCTGATCATTTTTTCCAGCGGCCAATGATCAACAGCAGCAACGAAAGCAGGATGCTGAGCAAGATCGAGGTCCCCAGAGGAAAATAGACGACTACATTTTTCCCGTGGTAGGTGATGTCACCGGGCAGCCGGCCCAGGGGGAGATGGAAACGTCCGGCCAGGATCAAGATCAGGCCGATGATTGCGAGAAAGGCCCCCGCGAGCAACAGCAGTTTTCCCAGCTCCGACACAATATCTATATTTTATAGTCTTAACCCTCGGCTGTGCTTATAGGTCGCCAGGCTTCTATTTTGCAATTACTTAGATAAGAAAACTCTTTTACGTTAAAGAGCCGGTGCCCCTGCGCATTTTTTTTCTGATCCGTGAAACATTTTCCAGTTTCCTCTCATTAGAGTGTGAGACGAAAAAAAGCAAATTTACGGAAACAAAAATCTTTCATTTGTCTTTGAGTATTGGGCACGTCTCTGCTTTCCCGGGCTTATTCGGCCGGGTGGATGGCGTTGAATTTTGTTCCATTGGCTAAGGAGATGATATGAAAAAGGCTGGCATATCGGTTGGAACGATCATAGGCGCATTCTTATTGGCTTTGGTTGTACTTCCCTTGGGTTGGGGACAGTTTCCGGATATCCCCGATAAAGGCTTTCGGCCGTTTGGCTCCTACCAACTATCCGACATTGACTCGGTGAACCTGGCCACCGGCAACCTGGTGTTGCATATTCCTATTGTCTCGTATCCGCAGCGGGGAAATGTGCCTTCGTTGTCGTTATCTGTGCGTTACAACAATCCGCGCTGGGCGGTAAGGTTCCAGTACGGCGGCGTGCAGCAATATACCGGAGCGGATATTTGGTGGGCCAGGTGGGGCGATGACGGCGCGGGGACTGAGATCGTGCGCGACAATGCTTATTCCATGGCGGACTATCAATACAACATATACGTTATCGATCCTTTTGTTGGAGCGGCTGTGCTCCACGCCGTGGATAGCATGGGCGCTCACCATGTGCTGGAGAACACCGCCGGCGACCCCAACGTGGGCTTCGGCAGCGCCATGGAATCCATCGACGGCACCGGCCTCAGGGCGGAAGGTACTAACTCTCTCAGCCCGACCATCATCGACGGAAACGGCGTCCGGCATATGATTCCCAGCATCCACTATGTGGATCATCCTTTTCCTCCCGACAACGCGGGCAATGAAGATCAATGGGCCTACCAGATTGCGACCGATAACAGTTTCGGGGAGAGCACGGAGGATGCGAACGGAAACAAAATCACAGCCCTTCCGGGGCAGGGGTGGACGGATACGATGGGCCGGTTTATTCCTGCGCCCAACCAATCGAGAACAGGCTGCGAGACTTTAAATTTTCCTGGACCCAATGGCGGGGCGTCCCCAATTACATTTTGCTACGGCGGAGTCACCGTTCGATCCAGTTTTGGGTTAACCAATGTAGCTGACGACAATTTCCATAACTTTGGCTATGCGCTCTTGCAACTCATCTCAAGCATAACGCTTGCCAACGGCACAAGCTGGCAATTTCACTACAACAATTTTGGCTTTCTCACCTCCATCACCCTGCCCAGCGGCGGCACCATTTCATATACCTGGAACGTTTCTTCGCAGTGTGCCGCGTGGCTTCAGATGATGCGAAATCGTGGGGGCGGCAATGAGTGGTCAGGCGATTCGGAGGTTTGCGATTTTACAATCACCAACCGCACCTTTGATGCCCACGACGGCAGCGCGCCCCAAACCTGGACGTATTCTCCCGGACCGAACAACATCGGTTTCCAAACGGTAACAGTTACTGATCCCAAAGGCGACGACAGCGTTCATACCTTCGCCTGGGCATTTGACAATGCACCTTATGAGATCAAGACGCAGTACTACAACGGCCCGCAGAGCAACAACCAACTGGTAAAGACCATAGACACAGAGTATCCGGCCGGCTATCTCCCCCAACCCAACCAACCCTATCAACCGCCGGGGTGCGGCTCATACGATGGGATGGCCGATAACCTTGGGCGTGGGCCGGTGATCAACCCCATTTCAAAGACGACAACCTGGGCAGCCAACAATCAGGTGAGCAAGACTACCTTCACTTATGATTCGGGCGCTACAGTACTGGTGACAACGAATGGTTATAACCAGACTAATACCTGCCCCCTGACCTATGGCAAGGTAATCCAGGAGTCGGAATACGACTACGGCTCAGGCGCACCCGGCCCACTGCTGCGCACCACCAACACGCAATACCAGGCCTTCCATGACAGCAACTACCTGGCGAAGAACCTGCTCAATCTGCCGTATTCGGTGCAGATAACCGATGGCAGTGGCAACCAGGTGGCCTACAGCTATAACGAATATGACCAGACCGGCCTGCAACCATCAGGGGTTAGCACGCAATTTGACACGAATCCGCCGGGCGCGCCCTATCGTGGCAACCTGACCACGGCGCATCGCTGGCTGAACACCACAGGCACATATCTCAATACAACCAGTTCTTATTACGACACCGGCATGCCCTACCAGGCAACCGACGCCAAAAACAATACCACCACGCTTTCCTATGACCTGGCCTTTGCCGGGGCCTACGTCACGAAGATGCAGATGCCCACCACCGCCAGCAACGGGGTTCAGCACATCATTCAGGCGTCCTATGACTTCAACACTGGCCTGAAGACGAGTTCCACCGACCAAAACCAACAGACTACCAACTACACTTACGACACGATGGGGCGTGTGAAGAGTGTCACTGGGCCGCCAGATCCGAATAACGGCGGGCAGAGCAGTCAGACGATCTACAACTATTACGACCTTCCTGCTGTCTCTTTGCCGGAAGTTGAAGTGCAGCAGAACATTGATGGGCGCCAAACTGATTCCTTGACTTTGTTCGACGGAGCGGGCCGAGCCACTCGCACGGCGACGAAGAACGATGAAGACCCTAACAATCCTTATGAGCAGGTAGATACCTGCTTTGACGGAATGGGACAGAAGTACTTCACAAGCTATCCCTACCGCTCCACAGGATTTAATGCGACCAAGGCTTGCAGCAATTCGCAGCGACCAGGCGATACATTTACCTTGGATGCCGTTGGCCGTGTGACCCAGATCACCAATGCCGATGGCAGCGTGATGAGCACCGACTATTCGCAGTTCCCAACAGTAACCGTCGCCGATCAGGCCGGAAACCAGCAACGTAACCGGACAAACGCGTTAGGCCACCTTCTCGAGGTGGATGAGCCGGGAGGCTCACCTGCTTCTGCAGCCAGTGGTTCGTTGACCATCAACGGAACGCTCCAGAGCTTTGCCGCGGGCCCGCAGCAGGCGACCAGTGGCCACGTAGAGCTGACTTTTAGTGGCCAGCTACAGTCAAAGTCAAGTTGTTCACCCTCTGGACAGCCTTGTAGCGACAGCGGTTCCATCAGCATTACCGTGGCCGGGGTCACCAAGAGCGTTAACTACCCCTATCCTGGTTATACGGGGACTGATTCGGGTGGAAGCATCCAGGCACTGGCGAACGCATTTCATACTGATACGACATCACCAGTAGACGCGATTTACTATGGCGCCGACGAGTCTGGCAATATCGTCATGGATTTGATTGCCAGGGCAAAGGGCGCGGCAACGAATTACCCACTCTCCACCTCCGTCGCCTCCAATGATTCGAGGGATTTCCCCTCGCCTTCATTTCAGGTGAGCGTAGGTTCGCACTTGATCGGCGGTCAGGATGCTACTGGTCCCGCCACCAGCGGGCACGCAAGTTTGAGTTTTAGTGGCGCCCTGCTCTCCAAGGCAAGCTGTTCCTCTTCTGGTGGACAACCTTGTGCCGACAGCGGTTCGATCGGCACGACTGTGACGACATCGGCCGGCCGTTTCAGCAAGAGCGTGCCCTACAGCTCCTCAACCGGCAACAATTCCAGCCAGGCGGTACAGGCATTGGCGAATGCATTTCATCTGGATGCCAATTCTCCGGTAGATGCGTTCTTCACCAGCGATGAATCAGGCAACTACATCATGAACCTTACCGCCCGGGCAACAGGCGCGGCCACGAACTACCAGCTCTCCACTTCCATTGTGTCCAATGATCCAACGGACTTTCTTTCGCCTTCATTCCAGGTCAGTGCCCCTTCGTTATTGGCTGGCGGTAAGGATGCTACCAACAGTGGCACGGTTTTTGATTCTGGAGTGGTTTATGCGACCGTCCGCGGCGGCTTTACCGTGAGCGCTCCTTTCGGGCAAGGCAGCAACAGCACGGCGGCAATGGTAGCAACGGCGCTGGCGAACGGCTTGAATGCCACCGATTCGCCGGTTACCGCTACAGCTTCGGGCTCCACCATTGCGCTGAACTATAAGACCCCTGGGGCAGCCGGCAACACTTTCGTGGGTGTTATGTCCAGCTCCTATGATCCGAGCAATCCGTCTTTCACAAGCCTCGGCGTAATACTGAGCGGCGGGGTAGATCTGCAACTGCCCTCGCTCTCCACCCCGGCGGTTACCCTGTACTCCTATGACACACTGGATAACCTTGTCGGCGTGCAACAGCAAGGCAACAGCCCTGATTCCTCGCAGTGGCGCCAGCGCAGCTACCTGTACGATTCGCTCAGCCGGCTGCGGACAGCTATAAGTCCGGAATCGGGAACCATCAATTATGGGTACGACGCCAACGGGAACGTAATTTCAAAAGTCTCATCTGCACCCAACCAGACCAGTGCGGGCAGCATTACGTACAGCTACGCGTACGACGAGCTAAACCGGCTGCTCGCACGCTCTTCTACTGGCCAGCCGGCTGAGACCTATACGTATGACGTAAGTACGGTAATGGCCACGAGTGTACACAACCCCATCGGGCGGCCGGTAATGGCCACTTCGAGCACATCGGCCGGCACTGTGACCACGATTTACAGCTACGATGTGATGGGACGCACAGAGTTCGAGACCGAGTATCCCAATCGCAGCAACGGCTCGCTATTCAGGAGGTTCAGCTATGCCTACAACCTGGATGGCTCGCTGAAGTCCATTACCTACCCCAGTGGGCGGGTAATCAGCTATGCCTACAACATTACGCGGCGGCCCTTCTCTGTGGTGGATAACAATGGCACCAGCTTTGCCGCCAACGCACACTACACTCCTTGGGGTGCGCTAAGCAGTGTAGTAAACGGCAGCATGACCACTACCAACAGCTACAACCTGCGCATGCAGCCGGTATTTCTCTCCGCCTCCTCCCCCAGCCAGACGATATTGAACCTGGGCTATGACTTTAATTCGTGCAATGGCAACGGCGGCAACAATGGTAATGTGTGCCAGTCGAATAACAACAAAATTGGCCAAAGCGCCCGCTCGCAGAGCTTCCAGTATGACGCCCTGAACCGGCTGCTCGCAGCGATTTCGACCAATTGGAGCCAGAACTACGCCTATGACAACTGGGCGAACCTGCTGCAGAAGAACGTTGCCGGTGGGGATACGCCTCTGAATGTAAAAGTGAACAGCAAAAACCAGGTGACCAACTGGTGCTATGACGCGGCGGGAAACGTGGTGGGCCCCAATCCCTGTTCATCCTATGCCAATGGTGTTTTCGCCGCCATTTACGATGGCGAGAACCGCATGACGCAGGCTACGGTGGGTAACGTCACAACTTCTTATGACTACGACGCCGACGGACGGCGGGTAAAGAAATCTGGCGGTGTAAATACACTCTACTGGTACGGGTCAGACGGGAAGGTGCTGGAAGAGACCGACCTCAGCGGCACTCTGCAGAATGAGTACATTTTCTTCGGTGGCAAACGCGTTGCCCGCTACAGCGTGGCAAACGGGTATTCATACTTCTTCTCCGACCATCTGGGCTCAGCGAGTGTAGTGACAGATGCCTTGGGGAATACGAAAGAAGAATCGGACTATTATCCCTATGGAGGCGAACGCGTCGTCACTGATTTGGGCATCGGCAATAACTACAAGTTCACCGGCAAGGAACGGGATCCGGAAACTGGACTTGATTACTTTGGAGCGCGCTACTATGGATCGGCGATTGGCAGGTTCACAACCACCGACCCCATGGCGGCAAGTGCTGGTATACAGAATCCACAAACCTTAAATCGCTACACCTATGCATTGAACAATCCCGTGCGGATGATAGATCCAACCGGCAAGTATTCCGTGGACGTGCACCTGTATTTGACCGACGTTCTTGCTCAAGCCGCCGGTTATAGCCGCCGTCAAGCACACCAGATCGCGGAAGCCGACGAAAATATCGACGTCAATCCAAAAACAAATCCCCTCAATCCTTTTAATTTTGGGGCGCGCCGGGACTGGCACTTCACCAGCCAGGCGAGACGGGATGAGCTATGGGGGAAATTTGAGGA includes the following:
- the polA gene encoding DNA polymerase I; the protein is MTPSAPSIATKPKPRVFLIDAMSFIFRAYHAMSRQRPMSTKTGVPTAAVYVFVNMLRKLRADFTPEYLAAVFDVAAPTFRDEKGDAVASISKFDIKTQTFKEEAYGGYKANRAAMPPDLAQQVPYIRRALEAYRIPILEQSGFEADDVIGTLARKAAAESHPVFVVSSDKDMLQLVNEKVSVLNPPKDNLICDAAKVEEILGVRPDQVVDVMALRGDAIDNIPGAPGIGDKGSVDIIRRFGTLENALDHAAEVEKKTYRESLLNHREQILYSKDQVTIDGNVPIELNLEAMAAREPDAEACRKLFTELEFTTLLAEVAAPTADWGVTHYEKTDSADQVEKLLKKSKKGTLLGVALQEPEAEDTEEEKEDEPSEPEENGQLLFGPPSTASDAITPPSMIAISVQPGEALAIKLDSNPAMKVLSAVLKDSAIPKAIHDSKAAMRLLMSSGSELAGVSDDPQLYSYLLNPTSSSHGLAEISLRRFSHKLSADIAEAADVTARLASDLRREVEHAGLMKVYQEMDLPLVPVLARMEEAGVKIDSGVLGQMSSRLERECDAKAKQIHELAGVEFNINSPKKLADILFNRLNLPKPVKYGKGKTVSTAVDVLEELALTHEMPKLVLEYRQLSKLKSTYVDALPVLLHPATGRLHTTFNQTGTATGRLSSTNPNLQNIPIRTELGREIRAAFIAEEGNLLLAADYSQIELRLLAHFSEDDLLVEAFRRGDDIHALTASQVFGVPPMLIDAEHRRRAKAVNFGIVYGLSPFGLAQQLGIEQRDAKRFIDAYFEKYKGVRKFIDATLEQARRDQSVKTLFGRVRPIPDILSKNPNMRGFAERTAVNTPLQGTAADLIKIAMIRIDGELWKRKLKSRMTLQVHDELVFEVPETEVEIMRSMVKELMEGVHHLHVPLLVEVGVGRNWRDMK
- the glmM gene encoding phosphoglucosamine mutase is translated as MSTDKRKLFGTDGIRGVAEHFPLDRETTTIIGEALGHFLLQKNKQAQVVIGEDTRESSYWIAECVAAGLGHLGVVVKNAGVITTPGVAFLARTQDFDAGIVISASHNPWTDNGIKIFGHDGYKLTDNAELEIEREIFALVEKPSSATQATPHLESVAALHKSYVDWLKQQVNLRRMNQKMHEKMKRMKVVFDCANGAASEIAAEVFQAVGCDAIFIHHSPDGRNINENCGALHPELVAREVALQRAELGVTFDGDADRALFADDHGNVVNGDAVLLLVARHMQSQGKLVGNVVVATTMSNMGLEIALQRSGIQMLRAPVGDKYVLEEMLKSGATLGGEQSGHIIFRDGDATTGDGLLTALRVLEIISESGKSLAELVADLKVFPQIIKNVRVREKKPFSEIPNVAQTIARAESDLKGNGRVVVRYSGTESLARVMVEAESEEKTKEWTEAIATALQTTLGV
- the xseA gene encoding exodeoxyribonuclease VII large subunit, which gives rise to MAEAGQLGFTFQSPAATRRVWTPRTIMSSVRTQVEREYGDIWVEGEISNFRPAESGHLYFTLKDDDAQLRVVMFRTQARLLRFRPENGLQVLARGRVTIYEARGELQLSAEYLEPKGAGALQVAFEQLKAKLQAEGLFDQERKKQIPALPKRIGIVTSPRGAAIQDILNILRRRHAGVNVIIYPAQVQGEAAAVEVGAGIKYFNRAKDIDVIILARGGGSMEDLAAFNDEALARAIADSRLPVISAIGHETDFTIADFVADLRAPTPSAAAELVIQSRNELEDSIASLRQRLSRAVRYQFMLARQALNDLAQHGAMATIRDAITRRQQRLDDLIYRLGRAYESNSLRKRRRLEVAATRLRHFDLRRVLSGMRREIDARGGTLRAAMQNLLLRRAARLGEASAHLESLSPVKILERGYALVFDVSGKLVKDPAQVKSGDEITARVAKGTFGAVVKK
- a CDS encoding DUF2905 domain-containing protein, encoding MSELGKLLLLAGAFLAIIGLILILAGRFHLPLGRLPGDITYHGKNVVVYFPLGTSILLSILLSLLLLIIGRWKK